A region from the Wansuia hejianensis genome encodes:
- a CDS encoding oxaloacetate decarboxylase subunit alpha — protein MAEIEKKPVKIMETVLRDAHQSLIATRMPTDEMLPIVEKMDKVGYHAVECWGGATFDASLRFLHEDPWERLRKLRAGFKNTKLQMLFRGQNILGYRPYADDVVEYFVQKSAANGIDIIRIFDCMNDLRNLKTAVSAANKEKAHAQVALSYTLGDAYTLEYWTNMAKQIEEMGADSICIKDMAGLLLPYEATKLIQALKETTKLPIELHTHYTSGVASMTYMKAVEAGVDVIDCAMSPFALGTSQPATEVMVETFKGTPYDTGYDQGLLAEIADYFRPYRDQCLESGLLNPKNLGVNIKTLLYQVPGGMLSNLTSQLKEQHAEDKYYEVLEEVPRVRKDLGECPLVTPSSQIVGTQAVFNVLMGERYKMVTKETRDVLSGKYGATAKPFNAEVQKKVIGDTEPITCRYADLLENELDTLEKEIAPYKEQDEDVLTYALFPQVAMDFFKYRDAQKTKVDAKVADTENGAYPV, from the coding sequence ATGGCTGAAATAGAAAAGAAACCTGTTAAAATTATGGAGACGGTGCTTCGTGACGCGCACCAGTCTCTGATCGCTACCAGAATGCCGACGGATGAGATGCTTCCCATCGTGGAAAAGATGGACAAAGTTGGCTATCATGCCGTAGAATGCTGGGGTGGCGCGACATTTGACGCGTCCCTGCGTTTCCTGCATGAAGATCCATGGGAGAGACTCAGAAAACTCCGTGCAGGTTTTAAGAACACGAAGCTGCAAATGCTTTTCCGCGGGCAGAATATTCTGGGCTACCGTCCCTATGCGGATGATGTGGTAGAATATTTTGTTCAGAAATCAGCGGCAAATGGGATTGATATTATCCGTATTTTTGACTGCATGAACGATCTGAGGAATCTGAAAACTGCTGTCTCAGCGGCGAACAAAGAAAAAGCCCATGCGCAGGTGGCGCTTTCCTATACCCTTGGAGACGCGTATACACTGGAATACTGGACCAACATGGCAAAACAGATCGAGGAAATGGGTGCGGATTCTATCTGCATCAAGGACATGGCCGGCTTGCTCCTGCCTTATGAGGCTACAAAGCTGATTCAGGCGCTGAAGGAGACGACAAAGCTTCCGATTGAACTTCATACCCATTATACCTCTGGCGTAGCTTCCATGACTTATATGAAGGCTGTAGAGGCAGGAGTGGATGTGATTGACTGCGCGATGTCGCCATTTGCCCTGGGAACTTCCCAGCCGGCGACGGAAGTTATGGTTGAGACTTTTAAAGGAACGCCATATGATACAGGTTATGACCAGGGGCTGTTGGCTGAAATTGCAGATTACTTCCGTCCATACAGGGATCAGTGCCTGGAAAGCGGCCTTCTGAATCCGAAAAACCTGGGCGTTAATATTAAAACCCTCCTGTATCAGGTTCCGGGTGGAATGCTTTCCAACCTGACCAGCCAGTTGAAAGAACAGCATGCGGAGGATAAGTATTATGAGGTGCTGGAGGAAGTACCCCGCGTCCGGAAGGATCTGGGAGAGTGTCCTCTGGTAACGCCGTCTTCCCAGATTGTGGGAACTCAGGCCGTGTTTAACGTGCTGATGGGAGAGCGCTACAAAATGGTTACCAAGGAGACCAGGGACGTGCTCAGCGGTAAATACGGGGCCACTGCGAAGCCCTTTAACGCAGAGGTACAGAAAAAGGTAATCGGAGATACCGAGCCGATCACCTGCCGTTATGCGGATCTGCTTGAGAACGAGCTGGATACTCTTGAAAAAGAAATCGCACCCTACAAGGAGCAGGACGAGGATGTCCTGACATATGCGCTGTTCCCGCAGGTGGCCATGGATTTCTTCAAATATAGAGACGCACAGAAGACAAAGGTGGATGCAAAAGTGGCAGATACGGAGAACGGGGCGTACCCGGTCTGA